DNA from Plasmodium yoelii strain 17X genome assembly, chromosome: 13:
GAATTATTTCCTGACATTCCTCTCTTagctaatatatttttaaatgcaCATACGATTATATATTACTTGTTATGTGTTAATCCGTTTTATTTCTAGGTATAAgaatcatattttatatcatccatatattttacatttatttttgtccttatttttatattatccttatgtttatatttattcttaTATGCTGGCTTTGCTTATTCGCctacttaaaaaaatttgtatattttttgaattttcttGAATACaacttttttgtttttaaccattctattatattttgaactgaattataatattatgtattgatattgtttttattttaattcacTAAAcgttataaatatgttagcGCGTGTTTAGCACATAACTTGGGGGTATGCCACTGAAAACTATGCAGGCCAAACTGCACTCATTTGCTCGCTTGCTcgcttatttttttgttcgcttatttttgtttatttttgttattttcgcttatttttgcatattatttattggcTTGACAAGGTGTGCATATATTGCTTTCAGCACAGTAAAGATAGCATGTGACTTTACGTGTACATacacatgcatacatatatatatatttatttatatatatatgtatatatacaagaTTGCTTATGATATTGAAACATTTATTGATtcataaataattcaaatagtaaaatatattggtATAAAGAAATAATGTGGATATACATGTATCACAAATTTTGAATGGAAAAGCAAATtgctttctttttttaatgatcttgaaaataaatttgtttaacTCCTCATTATAACgaaaattaaaacataatttttCTACAATTATTCTACACCCTAATATTTAATAGTCGAATAAATCATGAGAAATTTattacattaaaaaaaatatatattttatacttatcactttttttgacccaaataaaaattcatgTATATCTTAAAGCAAATCATTAAagattttttctttttcgtggttttaaaataaaaatatgaaaaaaaaaataaaaaaaaaaaaataaaaataaaataaaaataaaataaaataaaaataaaataaacagaTTAATTAAACAATCACGTTAAATAGCAAAATATTATTACGATAAAACAACTAAATAAgccaaatatataaaattgataTATTATCCTTATTTTATAACTTCCTTTTtctaattataaataaaaacttttattaaaaaaaaaaaaaataaaaataaataccaaataaaataaactataatatatctttattcCATATACCCAAATATAGTTATTAAGAatgtaaaattattatttttcttgaatataattatatacataaataattttattttttttttttcttaactAGTACTAACAATGTgcatacatattatttttgatatttttatttttattaatgttaaaaattatttacaaaCTTAAGCAATTTTATTGTCTTAAGGCATTTCTTCGAACAAAActagagaaaaaaaaaaataaaaaaaaaaaaataaaaaaaaaaaaataaaaggacAACAATAAATTAAGTAAGCATTGGATTAACtattatcatataaaataattatataatcaaatttgttagggaaaaaaaatactaaaaatataaaaaaaaattataaaatatttttaaaaaaaattttaaataaatacttataaaaaattatttctactaaataattgtttattttaatgTAAAGGAGAatcttaataaaaaaaaaaaaaaaaaaaaaaaacgccGTGTGCATAAAATTCTAAAGATTATATGATATTGCTTATTCAATTAagtttatcatttttattctaaGTAATAAACAGGTGTggtatttcattttttaattgtaaaaattaaagGAATTGTTTTTTACTTCGTATTTTCTTCTCATTCATTTCGTATTTTCTTCTCATTCATTTCGTATTTTCTTCTCATTTACTTCGTATTTTCTTCTCATTTATTTCGTATTTTCTTCTCTTTACTTCGCCCCACCCTTAAAAGAAGCCCACGAGTCAATTCCAGATATGTAGCTTAAACAGTTCAACTGTACAAACAGATAACCAACTAACCACATACACAATGTCATATATCACatatcatatgtatatatatatatatatatatgcatgatggttacatttttataatatggaTGCTCACCAATAAAAGAGGTGCTTAAATTATAACCTTAGGATATactattcattattttttctctacaatttttatagttTGTTGTGTAATCGCTAATTGAACCGaatgtatacatatacaatcgttcaaaaaaaaaaaaaaaaaaaaaaaaaaaaaaatcttcTTTATATAGTAGCCAATATTGTTAACATACATTCtaaaatgatttaaaaatatatgaatatgtGTAGATAATTATGACGAAAAAGTTTTAAGTCTTAATTTGATCcgatttaatttaaattgtttggggcataaaatattttgcCTAAATCGAATTCAAATATTTATGCAAAgtagtaaatatataatttatagggacaaaattttattaaaaatattaaattttttttttaatttataaaaataaatattcattttaatataaaaaattagtaTAGTAGATGGTATTTTATGagatgaatatatttttatagatgaattaaaataaattaaagatTTATCAATATTTTGTTCAACACCAATACCataataatgcatatatCCTAAATTGTAACAAGCTTTAGAAATCGTTTTAATAGCATATGTAGTATTTGGGTAATATGAAATTATTGCTCTATAATGTTTATAAGCTAATTCATAATTAATTtggttaaatataaaattatatccaTAACTAAACCTCCATTTATCGTTAAATATTATTCCTTGTTCATCTATAAAATCTTtagatattattttattatcataaatatttaactCTTGACTAATTTTAGATTCTTTACTAATTTTgtctacatttttatttcgaAAACATTCATTAGTTATATCTCCTACAGAATTATACACACATTCTACATTCCCtaaatcataaaatttattatgttgtaaattatttttctgtataacatttatatatacaccaTTACCTCCATATGCATAATCTCCTAATGTAAATACTGATTTTAAATGATGGTTATCTGCTGCCATAGATAAATATCTacttgaatatatatatttagattTATTATTAGATGGTAAAAAAAGAGCAAAATTTGAAGTTGTAAGACTATGTGCCAAATTTATTTGAGCTTGCACATTTCCCGTTTCAGCAAGTTGTGCCATTAAAAACATTGATTCACGAATTCTACCactttcattatattttataattttattagttgtatttaaaataaaatcatttttttcagcAACTTTTGCTAAAAGAGATAAAGCAATATTACAATTATGTGAAACAATTATTCCattataattcataaaaCCTATCATATATGCTGCTAaaatatttccattattaGATGCTTTGTAAAACCAATAAAATGCATTTTGAAAAGATTGAGAAGTACCAACTCCACTTAAATATAAACAACCTAAATTAAATTGAGCAATTGAAAGATTATTTTTTGCAGctatatcaaaataataaaatgctaattcttgatttttttttttttttccattttccatatattttttcataggCCCTAACccaaaaaaatgcatatatccTAAACCATTATAACTTAATGgatcatttaattttttaccttttataaaataattaaaagcTTTATTATAATCTTTTTTTACACCCAAccctaatatatatatatatcctaATAAAGATATAGCTTCTggattattaaatttttctgCTTTTAATAGATACATTCGAgcttttgtataattttgatCTATTCCATCACTGCCTGTTAAATATCGACGAGCTATCATAGTTAGAATTGCATGATTATTATGTAATGATGATTCTAAAAacatttctatattttttatttttttattatttatattatatttatcataatgTGGTATATTAAGTTTTATTAAATCTATGGATTCAAATTTCATTTTACCATCATTATtcgaatttaaaatattatttgttaattttataaataatttagatGCTGTTTCACAACATTCTTCAACACCAATACCATGCATATATCTTATTCCTAATGCCAAAATACTACCTGTATGATTTGCTAAACTACtactataataatataataaacttAACCCATGATTTGAaccataatatatttttttatttttaattgttttataaaaatcaaCATAAGGAAAATTTTCTAAATTGTTAAAATATGTCTCTAATTCATTAATATTGtatctaatattttttattcttattattattttattatctgtagtaaaatatattttaggtacatttacaaaattatttcttgcatcttttatttcttctttttctttcttttttttatttaaattatttgctAATATACTTTTCAAATATTTACtagttaaaaatatataactcCTAAACaagattatatttttttttattttttttattttgtttttttcggTTTTGtctatttcttcattttcattaacaaaatatgaatacAAGTTGggtaatgaaaaataattagAATACATAATagctaaataaaattgagCATCTGCACTTCCATAATCTGAACTTACTTTCCATGCGTATAGAGCATTTACTGGATCTCTTTCGACGGGTTTCAATCCGAGGTAATAAAACACCCCAATTAGTGTTAGGCATCTAAAAAGGGTGAAatcaacaaaaaaaaaagaaacacTTTTATTTAGTTTCCCCGAAATTGTGTAAGCAGAAAATGCAGCGAttatttcaaaaataaaaagctaTTCCACaagaatataatttaatatgacATAATATGGCATGACATGATAACGTAACagtattttccttttttaagtATATACCTTATATCATAATTAACACAATGCTTTAAAAGTACAAAAGATTTGATATACTCCGCTCTATCTAATGCTTCGTAAGCTTCAATAAAAATGTCGTTTCCCTTGTTCGGGTTCTCAGAATatttatgtgtatatatacatttttggaaaaataaaataaataatgtgatatatattacaacAAATAATTGGTTAAAAAATCTTTTAAGTCTATACATACTTGTGCCTAAAGCATTTTGCATAAGCATAAAAAAAGGGAGAAAAATtcaacaatataaaaatagctTTTTGAAAACTTGCCTAActtgttcataatattttgcAAAAATACATTTCTCTACTATGAGAAATTACTCaacaaatgaataaataaataataaaattaataaccatataataaataaacgaATAAGCAATATATAGGTGATTTTCACTATCCCATAAAATACATGcacaatattatatttctaatgttttttattttcctccTTTTtgcatttataaaaattgtaatttttttatcgttGATATTTTTCACAATATGATGATAGGATCTTTTAATTAATCATCACCTTAAAacggtaaaaaaaaaaaaaaaaaaaataaaaatgaaaaatgaaaaaaaaatatataacggCAATAGTAGTGGAAATATTGATAACAATAAAACGAAAGTTgcaacaataaaaaaattatataagttTGCCTTAAAATTTACATAttcacaataaaaaaaaaaatgacctCATATTTTGCAATAACAGTTTCTATAAAAAGatggaaaattatttatcCATTTTATTCCACATTTTTActctttataatttatacgAATTCAAACAATTTATAATTTcggaaatataataaaataaatcatagttctaaaaaattatatatatagtgaaATACATATtaccaaaaaaaatgagagaAACATAATAGAATATTACACAATATCCccaaaagtatatatatagtaaaattaaaaatgcataaatatatgttgtTAGTGTAAtgggggaaaaaaaaaacgaaacgAATTATAAAGCACATGGGAACGGGCTTCCTAATGTAAGATTTTTCAAAactgaaaaaataaacattatgacaaaataatgaaaaattaatgcaaattatgcaaaattaATGCAAAATTAATGCAAAGTGTGAATATGTTCGTCCTATAAACAGTCAATCAAAGTAACGAACATCTTGAGAATATACGTATCTACTTATTCGTAAATACTATTACAGATATAAGAATAACTAATAcaataattatcataataaataaaagtcGAATAAATCGATCCGAAGCGGCTTCTTtcattatttcttttaatgtCTCCTTTGCAGTTGATACATTTATATCAACATCATCTACTTTAtctttaactttttttaatttttcattttgttcatttaattttactGCAGCTATTCTAGTTATTTGTTCTGACTCATCAACCAAATTTTTCATCCTAAAAATGGATTGCTCTGTTTGGTCTTGAATTAAATTTCCTCGAATTTCCAATTCTTTTggtgttatatatttcaatttatttatttcattatttttattttcatcttgtttattttcatatattaatttattttttaaaaattcatattGAATATTCAAATTTTCTAATATTAATACTTTCCccttaattttatttatataatcattttGTTCATCTTCTGGTAAATTTCGTATTTCAATAAAATATGCATCCTTAGCTGTTTTTATTCTTTctgttataaaatttatatcatcactatatttttttattattgaattatttttctcatttCCTTTAATTTTATTCTGAAATTCattcaataattttttataatcctCCAAAAGGTTATCAATTTCTTCcgagtaaaaaaatatgtccatttttttttttttttttttttttaaataatccTTACACCATTCTTAATACTCAGACAATACCCACTTTGGTGTCTCAATTATTTGATATCTTATTTATCAATTTtagaataatttttttacaactGTTTTTTCGTTCATATCtttcaaatttatatttctctttgtgtatatatacataaccTTTTATTTCACATTATTTATGAAcagttcatataaaaaaaaacaaaaaaaaaaattatagctAAATAAGTACCAAAAAGTTATGACCAAATGAAtaagtaataataaattatgacTAAATGGATTAGTACTAAAAAGTTATGGCTAAATAAGTACCAAAAAATTATGACTAAATGAATTAGTGCTAAAAAGTTACTCCTACGCTGGACTTATAAACTTGTATAAGATTAAACAATTTGATATGCTACTTAAAATATcctaattaaaaaaaaattaaaggtggcaaattttattatttgtacaAAAGGGgcataataaaaaacaaactgctatttaaaaaatatgggtTAAAACATATTCAATTTACTTTTCAAATGTCAAAAATACaatcataaaaaatgtatttattttattatacatataatcttaaacatgtattaaaaaaaaacaatattgaGGGTTGGGTATAATTCTGTATATACCTATTTGTGTATTATATTTCTTAtactaatttttatttaatttaagcACATTGTTTTTGTCATTGTATTGAAaagatatttattaaatttataaaaatataaagagaGGTGGTATTATATGATTAGCCTGTActtgtataatatatttattttgaatttCATCATAATTTTCACTATCTTCCTTATGTTGGGTATTGTGCATATAttgcttatttattt
Protein-coding regions in this window:
- a CDS encoding ubiquitin-protein ligase, putative is translated as MLMQNALGTSMYRLKRFFNQLFVVIYITLFILFFQKCIYTHKYSENPNKGNDIFIEAYEALDRAEYIKSFVLLKHCVNYDIRCLTLIGVFYYLGLKPVERDPVNALYAWKVSSDYGSADAQFYLAIMYSNYFSLPNLYSYFVNENEEIDKTEKNKIKKIKKNIILFRSYIFLTSKYLKSILANNLNKKKKEKEEIKDARNNFVNVPKIYFTTDNKIIIRIKNIRYNINELETYFNNLENFPYVDFYKTIKNKKIYYGSNHGLSLLYYYSSSLANHTGSILALGIRYMHGIGVEECCETASKLFIKLTNNILNSNNDGKMKFESIDLIKLNIPHYDKYNINNKKIKNIEMFLESSLHNNHAILTMIARRYLTGSDGIDQNYTKARMYLLKAEKFNNPEAISLLGYIYILGLGVKKDYNKAFNYFIKGKKLNDPLSYNGLGYMHFFGLGPMKKYMENGKKKKNQELAFYYFDIAAKNNLSIAQFNLGCLYLSGVGTSQSFQNAFYWFYKASNNGNILAAYMIGFMNYNGIIVSHNCNIALSLLAKVAEKNDFILNTTNKIIKYNESGRIRESMFLMAQLAETGNVQAQINLAHSLTTSNFALFLPSNNKSKYIYSSRYLSMAADNHHLKSVFTLGDYAYGGNGVYINVIQKNNLQHNKFYDLGNVECVYNSVGDITNECFRNKNVDKISKESKISQELNIYDNKIISKDFIDEQGIIFNDKWRFSYGYNFIFNQINYELAYKHYRAIISYYPNTTYAIKTISKACYNLGYMHYYGIGVEQNIDKSLIYFNSSIKIYSSHKIPSTILIFYIKMNIYFYKLKKKFNIFNKILSL